One Hordeum vulgare subsp. vulgare chromosome 4H, MorexV3_pseudomolecules_assembly, whole genome shotgun sequence DNA window includes the following coding sequences:
- the LOC123448216 gene encoding uncharacterized protein LOC123448216 isoform X1 — MAVAASHSVSAMDVLAPPSRAPVGSPAAAAASARPYVLHRFNRGNIRRRGAGLRCRRRLLSARGERPAPDDDENGEEVAGFDAAVELFNGGEYHACHDVVEELWYSAEDPARTLLHGVLQCAVGFHHLFNQNHRGAMMELGEGLCKLRRLRLEDYDDQGPFSRFRDEVAAVLSFLYRTQKELAACNDELCLAMDGSATSYQLLGDFAAGQRLYRQGVDAEGVPSILFSGRASGDHLAPPCTVKLPSLHATEQHLAALQRAHEYS, encoded by the exons ATGGCGGTGGCGGCCTCTCACTCCGTCTCCGCCATGGACGTCCTGGCGCCGCCGTCCCGTGCGCCCGTCGGCTCGCCCGCCGCGGCGGCCGCCTCTGCTCGCCCATATGTTCTCCACCGTTTCAACCGCGGGAACATCCGCCGCCGAGGCGCCGGCCTACGCTGCCGCCGGCGCCTTCTCAGTGCGCGGGGAGAGCGCCCGGCTCCTGATGACGATGAGAACGGCGAGGAGGTGGCTGGGTTCGACGCAGCGGTGGAGCTATTCAACGGCGGGGAGTACCACGCGTGCCACGACGTGGTAGAGGAGCTCTGGTACAGCGCCGAGGACCCCGCTCGGACGCTCCTCCACGGTGTCCTCCAGTGCGCCGTAGGCTTCCACCACCTCTTCAACCAGAACCACCGCGGCGCCATGAtggagctcggggaaggcctcTGCAAGCTCCGCCGCCTGCGCCTCGAGGACTACGACGACCAAGGGCCCTTCTCTCGATTCCGGGACGAGGTCGCCGCCGTGCTCAGCTTCCTCTACCGCACCCAGAAGGAGCTCGCGGCAT GTAACGACGAGTTGTGCTTGGCCATGGATGGCTCCGCGACTTCGTATCAGCTGCTCGGTGACTTCGCTGCCGGGCAGCGGTTGTACAGGCAGGGGGTCGACGCGGAGGGCGTCCCAAGCATCCTCTTCTCCGGCCGCGCATCCGGCGACCACCTCGCTCCTCCGTGCACGGTGAAACTTCCGTCGCTACATGCCACGGAGCAGCATCTCGCGGCGCTCCAGCGCGCGCACGAGTACTCGTAG
- the LOC123448216 gene encoding uncharacterized protein LOC123448216 isoform X2: protein MAVAASHSVSAMDVLAPPSRAPVGSPAAAAASARPYVLHRFNRGNIRRRGAGLRCRRRLLSARGERPAPDDDENGEEVAGFDAAVELFNGGEYHACHDVVEELWYSAEDPARTLLHGVLQCAVGFHHLFNQNHRGAMMELGEGLCKLRRLRLEDYDDQGPFSRFRDEVAAVLSFLYRTQKELAACNDELCLAMDGSATSYQLLGDFAAGQRLYRQGVDAEGVPSILFSGRASGDHLAPPCTAWQLDTWSLLAVAASRNEG, encoded by the exons ATGGCGGTGGCGGCCTCTCACTCCGTCTCCGCCATGGACGTCCTGGCGCCGCCGTCCCGTGCGCCCGTCGGCTCGCCCGCCGCGGCGGCCGCCTCTGCTCGCCCATATGTTCTCCACCGTTTCAACCGCGGGAACATCCGCCGCCGAGGCGCCGGCCTACGCTGCCGCCGGCGCCTTCTCAGTGCGCGGGGAGAGCGCCCGGCTCCTGATGACGATGAGAACGGCGAGGAGGTGGCTGGGTTCGACGCAGCGGTGGAGCTATTCAACGGCGGGGAGTACCACGCGTGCCACGACGTGGTAGAGGAGCTCTGGTACAGCGCCGAGGACCCCGCTCGGACGCTCCTCCACGGTGTCCTCCAGTGCGCCGTAGGCTTCCACCACCTCTTCAACCAGAACCACCGCGGCGCCATGAtggagctcggggaaggcctcTGCAAGCTCCGCCGCCTGCGCCTCGAGGACTACGACGACCAAGGGCCCTTCTCTCGATTCCGGGACGAGGTCGCCGCCGTGCTCAGCTTCCTCTACCGCACCCAGAAGGAGCTCGCGGCAT GTAACGACGAGTTGTGCTTGGCCATGGATGGCTCCGCGACTTCGTATCAGCTGCTCGGTGACTTCGCTGCCGGGCAGCGGTTGTACAGGCAGGGGGTCGACGCGGAGGGCGTCCCAAGCATCCTCTTCTCCGGCCGCGCATCCGGCGACCACCTCGCTCCTCCGTGCACG GCATGGCAGCTTGACACGTGGTCGTTGTTAGCAGTGGCGGCGTCAAGAAATGAAGGCTAG